CCTAATCTAGCAATTATGGAGCTTATCTAGCAATTATTCCTTGCGATACTGTTCTTGGAGTACACACTCCTGCGTGAGCCTTAAAAGAAGGTCTTTTACCTGAAGAATTCGGTCGTACGGCTGTAACCCCGCCTGATCTGCAGGACCGTCCGGCCGGATCATGTTCACATACACACCCTTCTCCAGCAAGCCATCGGACACACTGAAGCCAAAATCCCTGCTGTCTTCATCCTTCAGGACGCTGATCTGTGAGAAGAGGGAGGTAAAATAAGCAACCAGAAAAACTGACCATGAAATGAAAGTCACAACGTAAGAAAAGTTTATTACAAAGAactaaaaaagtaagaaaaagtgCGTTCCCGTTCATCCCCTCCTCCGAATTAGGGTGATAGCTGCTAGCTATTACgatgaaaaaagaataaaaaaaaaaattatcctttGACTAGGATCCCCAAGGACACATGAATGTCTTTTATGATGTAGCAAAAAGAGCTCAAGTCAGTTTGATTTATTTCCTATAGTGCTTTTAACTTTGCAGAAATCAATCAAATCAGAATTCCTGACTTAACTGTTAGTCAGCACTTGGTCAGTACAGTAAGTCAGGGGTGTGTTAAGTGACTACGTGCTTCATGATTTGTGCACTAAATATGTAGCTAAATCCGTCTCAAACTAAATCCTGTCCATAAATATAGgcagcgttcaagtcaaaccaggatttttgattgtgcagaataacagaccacatttatgagagtaaaactaaatttatttctttatataatcccctgctacagcAACGCACTCATCCCAagataccatcaaggttgatagacttttttttaaagacttttttttttttttaacactggccccccaggaactcctttaatatgGAAATGTTTTGGAGTGAGGCCAGGATTGTACTGAGAATATGGTAATAACACCCAGCTGATGTTCAGGTGGTGTTGgggaataattgtgtgtacagttcacaaaGACGGATGCCTTTCTTCCGCAAGTTGGcatttcaaggatcaggtgttctaaTCGGTGGATTATTACCGggacgactgcagtgggctccgcgCCACCTCGGCTGGATCATCATTGATGTACATCTTtctttaaaacacttgcaccattcaaatgtgtTACTGCAGCTAcagtaagagtctcatcactgtactgtgcttaaagccCTCTGTAAACGCCAAtcgcttttacaccttcattcaccagtcccggtttgactcgaacaccccacaaatgtggatttttttttttaaatacactttaaaTATTGTTCAGGACATTGTTAAGGTAAAAAATAACAGTGAGaaagtttatattttgtaagTAAATGGCAAAGATAACAAATAAGGACATACTGATCGTCAAAGATGGTCACCAAGATATTGTTAAACAgttataggattttttttatcctgtgaTTATATTCATGTTTATAGACGACTAAGTGACATTTAAAAACCAGATTAGTAAGTCTGTGTGACATCAAGATATTTCTGGATATTTTCCTTTGCTCCAGGTGTGAGGATACTGTAAATCAGTGATGAAGTCGTTCGTACCTTGTGTAGCTCTAACGGCACGGCGGGGTTCGAGTCGTTGAGCTCAGTTTCTGTGCTGCAATCCCAACACTGCTTCAGGTTCAGTGGTGGAAGGTTGAGGTCACCGTCGTTACAGATCTCACTCTCGTCCCCTAAACTCAGCGTGCTGCCTGACATCATGGTGGCCTAGCGGGTATTcgaataaggaaaataaatcactgaataaaaccagaaaaataatacaaattatacagtacattcatatttaaaatgacattttttatacatataaaatatttttctatattttaatattgtataaACAATGATCAaaatttatagttttaaaaacaattttttaaaatagcataTATCACGtcattttattacaaatgtttttttcttttaaattgtttAGCATTAGAAATAAAAGCAGTTGAACTTCATGATTGTTTACCTCCAGCTCTCGGAGGATTTCTGATTGGCCGCACGTCTCCAGGTCCTGCAGGGCTTGCGACCAATAGCTCTCCTGAGAGTCAGTGTTGCCACGGCGACGCATTGGGCTAACAGATCTGCGTCAATGCAAAGGATCCTGGGTAATGCAAGTCCTGGTGCAGGAGATTCCCCCCCCTTCTTTCATAACAAGCTCTCTAAAACTCTAGCACCCTCTACTGAAACACTGCTGTCAAATCTCTAACATGCTTTACACAGCATGAGGGGAATAAGCAGGATatttaaaagcacacacacacacagacacacacacacacacacacacagtcgcaGTTGCCATGGCCTGTTCTGAGGCATGGCCAACATGTTGGAAAACAGAAGCGATAGGAAAGGATGATGCCGGAGAGCCGTGGGTGATTAGTAAGGCGGATGAAGGACAGAAcacctgagaaagagagaaaaagaagcacagacaaagaaaaaataggAGAAATAATTGTTGTTCTGTGCCACATACTGAGATTCAGTATTCATATTCACATCGTCTGGCACAGGAAActaaagagagaaaggaaaatcAAAATGCACTGGTGCACAATCTTCCACTGAGTCAAAAAGACTTGAAACCTGAAGTAGgaattgtatatataaaatacaatatatagtCCGGACCATACATTttgaaacagtttttttttttttttggcatttgcaCCTCTGCACACCACCacattcaatttaaaattaaagactTCAAGACtttcagatttaatttaaaggCTTTGACGGTAACCATTCAGGAATAATCGCAATTTTCTTGGAGggttcataaataatggaacaaacatCTGACGAGCAGTTGCATGGCCAGGTATGGCTGGTTCCCATGACCAATCGAGGAGATACAAGGCCTGGAGGTGGTTCTGAGTgctacatttgcatttggtatcTGGTTATttgaattctttaaaaaatatatttttttattaaataataataataataataataataataaccttcaGGCTTCAAACCCATCGGGGCTGATTTGAAGTAAAGTGGAAAATTGCGTATACTTGTTTTTGTTGCCGAATAATAAGTTAATGATCAGAGCAGGTCCATGCAGTTAACACCAGAAGAGCAAAAGTCAGTTCCAACAAAGTTAGAGCAAAGTACAACATTCCCTTAGGCTCAACTATTTTATTAAGTGATTTATGGCTTTATTCTTGTTCTGTCAAATTTCGGTTAACTGAACACACAGATAAGAGCCCAAGGGAAAGCAGGCAGATCTGAGCTGTAAATGAGTGTGAGTAATTAAAACTACACACAACCGGTCAATAATGGTCTAGCAGGGATGGAGAAATCTCTTGatacaaatatgtttaataatatatttaattatatatatatatatatatatatatatatatatatatatatatatatatatatattggagaGTGCAAGGAGGGGAACGCATGTTGAAAACCAGCATTGAACGAGTAgcttataatttaaaataaataaatctttaaataatctTACCCATGATATTTCCAGCCTTCCTCTCCTGATTTCTCATCATGCACCGCAGCTCGGTGCGCGTCTCTCCTGGAGGTCAATGGGCTTCTTTGATTGGTTCGTTTCCACTCATTAGGGTGGACGGTCAGGTCAGATGTCCGATGGATGTAGGCACCTGTCAAGTACATATATTTTCTGGCTGAAATACTTCtttaatattcttttatatttttacaattatgAAGCAATAGCATCAtcaactttatactgtatatacttttatatagttttttttctccattttgggtgttttaataataaaagagaaCACTGAGAaagtactaaataaataaaaaaagataaatgaaatattttgatattttattttgttacaaaaagaaatgaagaacaTTAAATTGCACTTATGAGCTAAAATAATACAATAGAAAtgcaaattatattatataagtattgGTATTATAAAAGTGATACcaaatgaaatttaaacaattgaaacaattaaacaaatgaaattaGGCATTTTGTGGATGCGTACCAATTTTCATGGATGGGAATTGGAtcgatccttacactggttactaACTAGAAGTACCATTAGTTAAACACTGTCAGGGaaagctttttgtttgtttgtttgtttattttttcattttctttatattaaattttaaaatacatttaatattcataattttaaacaaatgtttggacaaataaaatataaatccaTCAAACACACGTCTCAGGATCTAACTTCAAaatagatattattattattattattattatctcttaTTATTAACTCTTACTCACAATCGAGCCTAGCCTCACCTTGACTCCTATACTCAGCGTCGAGGGCGGAGCCATCCCATGAGTCCATGGCTGAGTCCATGCTGGGGGGCGTGGCTAGGTGGCGAAGCCCAGAGTGTTTACAGTGCCTGAGCGAATCGGAGCGGTCGTCTTCGGTGTCACTTAGACCAGATCCCGCCCTTATAGGACTGCCTGAGCTCGACTCGAAcacagctgagagagagagagagagagagaaagagaggaatgAGAACATGAGGCTATGAAGGGCACATCAGGATCTTCAGTAAGATTGCAgtaacctacacacacacatacagtcaataatcatacacatacagtacactcgcATATACACCTATTTGTGCTGAAGATACCTGCTGTAAGTGTGCCAGCGTGTTTGACTTACATTCAGTTCGTTTTTTGATCTTGAGCGTTACAGAATCTCCGGCAGTCTGCAGCAGATGAATGGCTTCGCTCAGCGGCTTCCCCTTCAAACTCACGTGATTTATGGCCAACACACGGTCACCAACGTGAAGAGCCCCAgtcctgctcacacacacatatacacacacacagacctcttTTGGATTTGACTTCCATGGCAACAGCAAAATAGCAGCAGCAGAAGGAGGACACCCCCCCCCCGAGACTTCACTGCTCATTCACACCCACATTAACGCAGAAAAGCCTGTTTATTAGCTGATTAGTTACATCAGGTTTGCTGGGAGCTGAGAAACACTAAGGCCAgggggtcctccaggaccagggttgagGCCCACTGCAACATGTGTACATGTACGTacatgagtaagtgtgtgtgtacctgtgtgcaAGACCGTTACGGGTCAGGCTGGAGATGAGAATCGGGTTAAAGGGTTCCTCCGTGCCAGATATGGTGATCCCTAGGGGACCGCCGTGTCTCTTCAGCTCCACGGTGAAAATCACAGAGCCGGACGACTCCAGCTCGTCTATGGAACATTACAGAAGATTTCACactggcttgcaaaagtattcacccgACCGCGGCACACGCATATAAATAGGTGCatttcaataaattagaatatctttgaaaagttgatatttcggtatttaaattcaaaaagtgaaactcgtaTTATATAGATCCATTGAAATTAAGACTGAtgtatttcaagtgtttatttctttcaattttgatgattatggcttacagcacGAGAAAATCCAAAATTCAATATCttagaaaatttgaatattgtgaaaaaccTCCATATTGGACACTCATGGTGTCACACTATAATCCACACAGACGTAACCGGGCCATGTGCTACAACTGTCGCATCCTGTGTGTCAAGCCACTCTTGAAGCGCTGTTCTGTTGAGGCAAAATTCTGGAGTGCTGTTCAGGGGGCCAAAGTCCTCCttttaaatgaaagtaaattttgcatttcatttgacATCAAGGtctcagagtctggaggaagagaggagatgcacagaatccaagttgcttgaggtccagtgtgaagtttgcacagtcagtggtggtttggctAGTCATGTCATCTGCTAGTGTTGGTCCACTGCTGCAAGGTCAGTGCAGTCGTCTAATGGGacgttttagagcacttcatgcttctcCCTGAagaccagctttatggagatgctgatttcattttccagcagggcttggcacctgcccacactgccaagaAGTTCTAATATctggtttaaggaccatggtATACCTGttcttgattggccagcaaactcgccCGACCTAAACCCCCATGGAGAATCTATGGTGTATTGTGAAGAAGACGACGCGAGACACCAGACCCTACAACGCAGACGAGCTAAAGGGCAACCTGGGTTTCCCTAACACCTCGGCAGTGCCACAGTCTGATCGCCTCCATACCACAccgcattgctgcagtaattctaGGAGCCCctaccaagtattgagtgctgtaCTTTTtagtagtccaacatttctgtgttattGGTCTTgagtaatattctaattttctgagacaccatgcacacaggccccgaggcagaaatcaaaccctgaaggtgcaaagcgacagtcctaaccactaaCCCGCCATATTATATAAGGCTGAGCCAGAAGCACATAGCAAGAAATGTAGCAAagagggggtgaatacttatgcaaggcaCTGGAACTAAAGGTGACAagctaataaagtaaaaataaaatatatattaaaaaaaggaagataTTAGTATAACCCATCTTGAGTACGACACACACCCAAGTTGTCCTCGTCTTTCTGAATGCGCAGTCTGACCATGtcctcagcctgctggaggACCGCCATCGCCTCGTCAATTCCACAGTCCTCCAATTTTACATTGTTGATGCCCAGCAAACGATCGCCAGGCTCCAGGGTACCTGTTCTGTGACCATGCGtatgcatacacacaaacaccccaTACAGTACACAAGCATTAGCTGAAGTGTTAAACTGCATGAAAGGTCAGTGCATTGTCTCATATCAAAGGTCAGTCTCATTGTCTCATATCAAACCTACCTGTGAGCGATGCTCCCTCTCTTTATCTCGGAGATGATCAGAGGTCGGCCTGCCTTCTTGCTGGCTACGATGTTACAAACTTACTGTCATTTTAGAAAAACCCTTCAGTTTATATGGAAATTGCATAATatgagtggtgttcaagtcaaaccgggacttgtgatggcataaaagcaattgacatttacagaagacttcatgcacagtacagtgatgagactcttagtaaAACATGGtgcaaatgatttaaagaaggtGGTATGTTCGTGAATGACGAGCCCGGCTGAGGTGGCCCGGAGGGCAGGGGGAGCTCAGtggttggactactgatcagaaggtcatagGTTCAAATCCCCAGCACACCCCAAGATGAGGATGTCTAGGaaggtcccggtttgacttgaacgcccttcgTGCATTGGCGGATGAAGTAAGAAATAGTAGATCTTATGTATTATTAAACAATAGCGCCACCTCTTGGTCACTACTTACCACTAATAGTAATGCCCACCTCCACACCACGCCTCTTTGGCAGCTTCACGTGAAACGTACCACTGCTTGGGATTACAGATTCTGACAAAGGAAgtagaaataaatgaatattttttatggTTAACATCAGAAACTCGCTGACAAGCACAATCTTACAAAGGGTTTAATACAGGTGTACTTTTTAGTGTCAAAACCAGGTGTAGATGCAAGAATAGACACAACATGATTAAGGTACAGTACCTGCAACGTCAAACTCGACTTCTAGCGTGACCTGATTGGACAGAGCTGCGTCTCGGAGGAGCTGATTGGCCTCCTCCAGCGTTCCGTCATCCGTTGGGATTCCGTTTATAGAGAGGATTCTGTCTCCAACCTGCAGCACTCCACACCTACCATATAACCGAGTGTATAAATAACAACGTCTctcacaacaaacaaacaatgattTAACGACTAGCTTTTTAAAGTAATCATACCGTAGCCATGTTGAATTCCTGATTCCTGGTCACAAATAGTGCTAGTGATGATGCTAGTGATTGATTtgcatataaattaatttaatatgactCATGCATCAAAGGGgggcatttattttttgctagcATGGTTTGGCGGTGCTTGTCCTCTTAGATCAAAGCATCACTGTTATCAATCTGCAGCTTCTCTTACATAGATCTATCCAATCCTAATGGGCGTGGTCGCTTCCAGTATGACTCCGCGTCGACTTGCAAGGCATGAGTGCTagctaaaagataaaaatgatctAAATCATATGCTCTGGACGTCACGGTCACCTGACCCCAAACTTAAACAATTACGTAAGACATCGGGCCAGTCTTGGCTCTCCACCACAATCACCACTCAAACACTGAATACTGAACTAGAACCCGAAGCACTGAGCTTGTTTTAAAGTGCATTCATGTGCCTCCGGTCTTTAAACAGTGAAAACATAAATTTATGAAAAACATCCTGTTCTCATTTTGTTAATATAATCTGCATCTTGGGTATTGGATAATTAGCTCAGAGTGTTGTGCCTTCATTACATATCCTAGAGTCATATCCTATGGTCTTTGAACTGATCTACCATCTAAACCTTTAAATGAGGAACACGAATAAGATAACCATCGAAATCTAAACTATGATTAAACCATTTTTATATCCTAAAGAATGTCACATATAAGCacgtgtatatacacacacgtcaCCTTTCAGCAGGTGAGTCCGGGTCTATGAATCGGACGCAGGCGGGTGCAGACAGCGGCTCCGTGGCAAACACTCCCCCCTGGAGCTGCAGGCCGAAGCCGGTGAGCGGATCTCCTCTGAGCACCACCTCATTGTTCTCGACGTGCACCACCTGACCACCAACACCCACCGTGCTGGAGAGAGACACTGACCATGCAGCAGAaagacaaaggaaaaaaagcatagagagagagagagatagatcaAAGAGAGGAGAGATCAAATTGGATCAAAGAGAGATTAGACAAGACGGCAAGATAAACTATACCGAAAACCACAAACAGCAAACCAACAAGAAATAAACAGACTGAAGAGTGATGAGATGACATTGTGTGGCGAGAGAGAGATCGATATAGTGAGAGAGATAGATCAGACAAGATCGAAGAAAGAAATCAGATGAAAACAGAATCGATAGAAATAAGACAGAAGAAAGAGATCAAAGCAGAGTTAGAATAGAGAGACAGGAAAGTGATCagtcagaaacaaaaacaagggaaagaaaaagatcAGACAGTACCATAAGGAGATCAGACCAGAGATacaaaatagagagagagagaccagacaaaaagaaagagatcAGACAATAtcgaaaagaaaaataaagtgcaGAGAGAGATTAGACATTGACTTGATTAGATCAAAGAAATATATGACTAaagcagaaaaagaaatcagaccAGAGATACAATCAGACAAGAAAGCCACGAAAGAAAAGACCAGACAATAGCAGAAAGAGCAGAGAAAGAAGAGaatcagacaaacaaaaataaaataaagaacgaGGTCAGACAATACGACAGTAGAAGGAGATCAGACCAGAGAtacagaagagaaagagagaccagAAAGTGATTATACAatataggagagagagagagagagagagagagagagagagaccagttctGATTTGATTAGATCTGAGAaggaaatgataaaaaaaaaaaaaaacacagagtgaTCAGACAGGAAGCAAACAAATCAAAAGACCAGACAATACCAGAGAGGTATGGccttaattcatttaaattaaatcaaagaaTGATATGATAAAAGCAGAGAAAGTCATCAGacaaaaaagggtaaaaaaaaaagtgagcagaAAGAGATAGAGACGGACAAATTCCTAATTTCCATGCATACACATTCCCCTTGTGCATTTCAGTGGGATTAGACGGGTGTATTATGGTACACAAACTGTTTTGAGGATCTGTAGGAACAGTATGATTATAGTTGTTGGAAATTGAAGGAATAAAGGTAGAGAATGTTCTCTTACATGAGCTCTTGTGCTCGGCTCTCCTGGGCTTCctcctggtggtggtggtgttggtgcGTGGACTCGAGGGGTACGAGGGCAGAGTGCTGCAGGGGTACGGGCTTGAATACGCAGAGCCGCTCTTACCACTGTGAAAGCCTGACGTCTGAGACGAGCTGCCTGATGCCACAGCTACAGATCAGATCGGATCGGATCAGACATGTTTATTTAGAAAAGTTGTGTGTTAAAATGCTAAATCTTGGAAACATCCAGGGATGGGGTTGGGTTAGAGGATGTCACGCATGCATGCAAGCTACATAATGTATACAGtgcacactcacaaacacactaatATGCGTGATGGTGCACTTACATGTGCAGTGGGAGTGTGTTGGCGTGGTGTTGCTCCAGGTTGATGGGGCTTTGCTTTGGGTTGGCGCAGGGCCACTGAAGGGGTTAACACCAGACTCCCACTGCTGCTGGTTGCTCCTCTGGATacgcactacacacacacagtcatatcTGTGAGCCACCACTCATACTCATGTACAGTACCAAAATCAAACAATCATTTCGACAAGATGATCTTTTAGACATCGGATAAGAAATCCTGCTCagggaaaatatatatttttttgtatcgAGAAGATTGTCCACACTGCTTAAGGCACATGTTCTGCAcatttcatctctctctctctttcttgtctCTTACATTTCCTCACCAGCTTGGATAAAGCTGAGAGCAATGGAggaatatacatttttttgttttttttaaaagaataaataaataaataaataaaaacacgtCTATGATAGCTTcaacataaaagaaaacattggGATTAAGCTTTGTAAGAACAGACGTGTATGTTTCAGAGAGAATGGAAGAGAAAACACTAATGATGCTAAATTAATCACCAGCCTGCTCCACTAGTTAGTTAAAGCCACGCCCACCAGGACTAATCAAGGttagaaatagtttttttctttggaaaaaccttttttttttttttggtgtaccCATGGTCACAAATCAGTGCAAGAAATTTCCATTTGGAGGAgcgtcattaaaaaaattatatataaatatatatatatatatatatatatatatatatatattggcacCCCTCATAAAAGTGTTATTATATGCAATCATTTAAACCCttgaatttaaattgaatttattaatttattctttttttatatcactTTATCCAGCCATAAAATGATAACCATAGAAATCAGCATTACGCAGCAagtggacattttttttctttttttcttgtaattcATTTATTGGTGTGGCGGCAgagtggcatagtggttggTTAGCACTTGGTTagtgtccaaagacatgcagattaggttaactgccgttcccaaattgctcgttgTGTATGAAccctacaatggattggcaccgtgttcaggatgtaccccaccttgcACGCTCTCTAGGACCCCAGGACCCTGTACACgtgataaagcagtatagaaggcACAGGGCTCAAAGCTGcaccaaactgtgtgtgtgtgtgtgttaatgctctagCTGAAATGACTCTCAGATAGTGCGTTAAACGCCTTTTATTTCATTCCTCCTACTTTTGATCTGATTCTGTGTCTATGTTAAAGATCTACTCCCAAGCACCACGAACATGGGATGATAAGTTTGGGGATGGAGAGGGTTTCCATTAAGGGGAAAATCTACCTGGCTTGCAGAACTTCCTTAttcaatacaataaaataaaaaaaggtaaaaaaaaaacagtgaattaTTTCTTTCTCACTATTTTACAAACACCGGAATGtcaaaaaaaatactaaaaagtgaatttcgCTTGCGTTTCTGAACCTTGGAGGATCTGAGTCACAAACAGGCATCCGTTCTGTCATTTCaatccactctctctctctctctctctctctctctccctggtgGCTGAAGCCCAGCACAGACTCCTCTCTGTGTCACATCTCCAGACTGGAAGCAGAGCTGTAAGACGGTGCCAGACATGCAGCGGGCGCTGAAGCAGATGCCCAGTTTTATCATCTGACAGATTTCTCGGTTTAGGTGGTAAACAGTGTAAAGAAAAACCTGGTTTGTGTTTGCATTATAGCTGAGATCTGTCACACACTCTGAGTGTTACACACTCCAACACTGGCtctagagacacacacagactgcaGTGTTGAAAAATGAATACAAGAAAAGATAAAGATGCCAAAAacgagtcaaaaatgatccgcactccggttttattaaaacttctgttggtgTCTCATCAGCGCTTTCCCAGTCGCTGCGGTGCAGGTGTGTACGTATCGCATTAGGTCATTTGTAACTACGGTGCGAGCGAAAATGGATGCCTTGATGATCTGTATTGAAAGAAGAGCTGAGTgcagtgatttgtttttgtggtctgaggatGTACAGAACCTGGAGCCGTTATTTATAAGCCTTTAAGAGCAGTATGGAGAAAGTGTTTTGTCACGTgaagtgtgtatgcatgcaAGTTCAACACACACTGTCGACACACTGcgaaaactttgttttgagatgttaaagcatcctctctATAATCCAGAATCTCTAGAatcctctcagagagctcctatcttagcttaaaaagtcctagctgggagtcctagactaaaagtgatttaggaaacttctgagtaaggaaagtacaaaaagacctttatcttagtgaggaggtgtggtcgaccccgttgctagggatgacgCAGTAATTCAAAAACTGtgtataatgtttgtatatgaagaaattgtataatcatgagtCCAGGCCAACtaaaagtttctgttataggataaatatcttaaagttaattaaaacagccgaATGTTGAAAATGggtctacttttgaagcaaccgATTTTCATGCAGTCGTTAAGTTCTCACgtttatttactgtatcatactgattttattac
This region of Clarias gariepinus isolate MV-2021 ecotype Netherlands chromosome 9, CGAR_prim_01v2, whole genome shotgun sequence genomic DNA includes:
- the grip2a gene encoding glutamate receptor-interacting protein 2a isoform X2, which produces MWRLSCSINPKRFPDGVSSSVSSVKKGSGAGAKGKRRVFFSLRCRMGVIKGRVKDDGPYPKGNKDCAANESSVVPKRRSIPDEIRGLTTVELIKREGSSLGLTISGGSDKDGKPRVSNLRPGGLAARSDQLNTGDYIKSVNGINLSKLRHDEIISMLKNIGERVVLEVEYELPPLAPSSPSSAISKTIEVCLEKEGNSFGFVLRGGFHEDWHKARPLVVTYVRPGGPADREGTLRIGDRVLSVNGVALNRRKHADALTILMQSSQEACFLIEYDIMVMESVQQSSGPLQVEITKSAGSVLGLSLTSALYKNKHVITIHKIKPASVAERCGALHVGDILLAIDGMSTEHCSLMEAQQLLANSSEVTKLEILPSTHSLHDTVRIQRSNQQQWESGVNPFSGPAPTQSKAPSTWSNTTPTHSHCTSVASGSSSQTSGFHSGKSGSAYSSPYPCSTLPSYPSSPRTNTTTTRRKPRRAEHKSSLSLSSTVGVGGQVVHVENNEVVLRGDPLTGFGLQLQGGVFATEPLSAPACVRFIDPDSPAERCGVLQVGDRILSINGIPTDDGTLEEANQLLRDAALSNQVTLEVEFDVAESVIPSSGTFHVKLPKRRGVEVGITISASKKAGRPLIISEIKRGSIAHRTGTLEPGDRLLGINNVKLEDCGIDEAMAVLQQAEDMVRLRIQKDEDNLDELESSGSVIFTVELKRHGGPLGITISGTEEPFNPILISSLTRNGLAHRTGALHVGDRVLAINHVSLKGKPLSEAIHLLQTAGDSVTLKIKKRTESVFESSSGSPIRAGSGLSDTEDDRSDSLRHCKHSGLRHLATPPSMDSAMDSWDGSALDAEYRSQGAYIHRTSDLTVHPNEWKRTNQRSPLTSRRDAHRAAVHDEKSGEEGWKYHGSVSPMRRRGNTDSQESYWSQALQDLETCGQSEILRELEATMMSGSTLSLGDESEICNDGDLNLPPLNLKQCWDCSTETELNDSNPAVPLELHKISVLKDEDSRDFGFSVSDGLLEKGVYVNMIRPDGPADQAGLQPYDRILQVNHVRTRDFDCCLAVPLIAESGDQLQLVISRNPLTQPPQWSPKDIRDLSDTLPPVPVRSPMKTELGSEVIPLSGGSL
- the grip2a gene encoding glutamate receptor-interacting protein 2a isoform X1 — translated: MWRLSCSINPKRFPDGVSSSVSSVKKGSGAGAKGKRRVFFSLRCRMGVIKGRVKDDGPYPKGNKDCAANESSVVPKRRSIPDEIRGLTTVELIKREGSSLGLTISGGSDKDGKPRVSNLRPGGLAASLCVRPRSDQLNTGDYIKSVNGINLSKLRHDEIISMLKNIGERVVLEVEYELPPLAPSSPSSAISKTIEVCLEKEGNSFGFVLRGGFHEDWHKARPLVVTYVRPGGPADREGTLRIGDRVLSVNGVALNRRKHADALTILMQSSQEACFLIEYDIMVMESVQQSSGPLQVEITKSAGSVLGLSLTSALYKNKHVITIHKIKPASVAERCGALHVGDILLAIDGMSTEHCSLMEAQQLLANSSEVTKLEILPSTHSLHDTVRIQRSNQQQWESGVNPFSGPAPTQSKAPSTWSNTTPTHSHCTSVASGSSSQTSGFHSGKSGSAYSSPYPCSTLPSYPSSPRTNTTTTRRKPRRAEHKSSLSLSSTVGVGGQVVHVENNEVVLRGDPLTGFGLQLQGGVFATEPLSAPACVRFIDPDSPAERCGVLQVGDRILSINGIPTDDGTLEEANQLLRDAALSNQVTLEVEFDVAESVIPSSGTFHVKLPKRRGVEVGITISASKKAGRPLIISEIKRGSIAHRTGTLEPGDRLLGINNVKLEDCGIDEAMAVLQQAEDMVRLRIQKDEDNLDELESSGSVIFTVELKRHGGPLGITISGTEEPFNPILISSLTRNGLAHRTGALHVGDRVLAINHVSLKGKPLSEAIHLLQTAGDSVTLKIKKRTESVFESSSGSPIRAGSGLSDTEDDRSDSLRHCKHSGLRHLATPPSMDSAMDSWDGSALDAEYRSQGAYIHRTSDLTVHPNEWKRTNQRSPLTSRRDAHRAAVHDEKSGEEGWKYHGSVSPMRRRGNTDSQESYWSQALQDLETCGQSEILRELEATMMSGSTLSLGDESEICNDGDLNLPPLNLKQCWDCSTETELNDSNPAVPLELHKISVLKDEDSRDFGFSVSDGLLEKGVYVNMIRPDGPADQAGLQPYDRILQVNHVRTRDFDCCLAVPLIAESGDQLQLVISRNPLTQPPQWSPKDIRDLSDTLPPVPVRSPMKTELGSEVIPLSGGSL